CGGCAATCGGCAAAATCGTAAAAGTAAAAATTACAGATGCAAAAACATGGTCTTTAAACGGGGAAATGGTAGAAGAAATCGAACCAGTTGAGGTGAATTAAGTTGGCAAAATTCAATAAAGATGACATTATCGAGCGTTCAAGAGAAATCGCAAGAATGATTGCGGAAACGGAGGAAGTTGACTTTTTCAAACGTGCAGAAGCACAGATCCATGAGAATGAAAAAGTTAGAACACTTATTTCTTCTATTAAAGGTCTCCAAAAACAAGCAGTTAATTTCCAGCACTACGGAAAAACAGAAGCTTTGAAGAAGACTGAAGAAAAGATTGCTTCTTTAGAAGAGCAGCTTGACGCAATTCCAGTTGTCCAGGAATTCAAGCAATCACAGATTGATGTAAATGACTTGCTGCAACTTGTCGCAACAACTATTTCAAATGCTGTTACAGATGAAGTTGTCGCCTCAACTGGAGGAGATATTCTTCGCGGTGAAACGGGCGCTTCACTCAAAAACGGAGCAAGCTGCCACAGTCACGAACATTAATTATAAAAACAAGACACCTGTTTTTTTTAGCAGGTGTCTTTTTTATGCCCATATCACTTTTGATAAGTTTCTGAGGGCATTTTTAAATCTGAAATGTTATTTGTTTTTTTACAATACGGTTCTTTTTCCATGGTTCTTCTCATATACATTCACCTGTCATAAATACAACCGAATTCCCCATCATCTTTTATAATCGGGAACATTCAGGGCGTGTGGGCATACAATGAACTATGCCTAAGTTTTTATCAGTGGTTCTAAAATTAATCGCACACTAGTCTAATATCACGCATAGGATGAATTGAAAAAGATTGAGGAGGTTTCGCTCGCATGGGAGATTACAGAGAGATTATCACGAAAGCCGTCGTAGCGAAAGGACGTAAATTCACACAGTCCAATCATACGATCAACCCAGCGCATCATCCAAGCAGCATTCTGGGCGCTTGGGTCATAAACCATAAGTACAAGGCGAAAAAGGTAGGAAAAGTGGTTGAGGTAAACGGGTCTTACGAAGCCAACATCTGGTACTCCTACGATGACAATACAAAAACAGAAGTAGTCACGGAGAAAGTTACTTACTGCGATGTCATCAAGCTTAAATACCGTGATCCGGATTGCCTGGATGACCATGATGTCCTTGTTGAAGTTCTTCAGCAGCCTAACTGCATTGAAGCTGTCATTTCGCCAAATGGCAATAAAATCATCGTTCATGTTGAAAGGGAATTCCTGGTGGAAGTCATTGGTGAAACGAAGGTTTGTGTCGTCACTCATCCAGGCGGATGTGACTGCGATGAAGATGAGTGGGGTCATGGAATCGATGATGATGAATTTGAAGACTTGAATCCGGACTTCCTTCTTGGTGAGGAAGAATAACATCGAACTAGGAAGCTCGTACTTCCTAGTTTTTTTTATAAGTCTTATTCGGAATTTTTGTTAGTTCTATAATTATAGTATAGTCCTGCTTCTGTTTTTTAAAAGAAATCTGTTCCGAATCTTTCTGGACAAATCTTTGGAACCTTCAGATAAACGAATTGTTCTAAAAGCAGCAATGAATGCGAAAACTGCCTTATATAAAATGGCAGCAACTTCCGGTAATTGTTTATACTGTTTGGTTGCTGCCTCTTTTGCATCCATCTTTTACAGGAAGAAAGCCGGTTTTTCAGTCCTGCTGCAAATTTTACATTCTTCGGATTCGGTCCAGGAATAGAAATCAATTTTGCATTTATTGCAATAGTTCTTGACCACTTTATAACTGATTTCTGCACTCCTATGAAAATTTTGCATAATTTCTATCGAATTCTCCTTGCAAATATCAATGCAGAGACGACAACCGCTGCAATTGTGATCAGTAAGTTTCAGTGAATCCCCATCAAGGTTGAATACATCTGAAGGACAAATCTTAAAGCACGCCTCGCATAACGTACAGTCTTCTAGATTCATCTTTACTTCATAAAAAGACCAGTCCTTGTAAAAGCCTGGAATTTGAAAGCTGCGCTCATTGAATCGCCATTTAATTGGAGTCATAGAAGTAAGAATGGTCTTTTTGCTGTCATATGCAAGCTTCGTAAATAAGGCTCGCCTGGAAATCTTCGTTTGCTCCTCTTTTTCCAAAACCACATTGTTTACCAAAATCATTGGTTCAGAATTCATTTTGTTCAATAGTTCATTCGCCAGGTCGACCCGCTCCATTAAATCCTCGCTAAACAAAGGTTTATGAATAATCCGTATCCCCTTTTTATGATAATAGAGAAGCTCAACCATGGTAGGCCAAGTGGAGTCATCCTGCAGGAACAAGTAATGTTGAATGACCTTCCGCGCGGGAGATTGACCTTTGATTGCCTGAACTGGGCAGACCGTGATACAGACACCACATGTAGTGCATAGTTTTCCATTAATATTTATTTTTCCATTATCCAGATGTATTGCATCTGCCGGACATTCGTCTATACAAGCTGTACAGGAACCCATATTACTGATTCTCCTTGTACAGGCATCAGAAATCTCTTGTTCATAACTCAAGCTTTCGATCCAATTGCCAATCAGCGACATTTAAGGTCACCTCGAAATTCATAATTTCTACTCTATCATTTTACGATTAATCTATATAAAAAAAGGCGTGTTCGCCATAAATTCAAACAGATGTAAAGGATTGTTCACAATCTTTCATTCAGTTAAAGGAATAAAGGTTTAAAAATTTAGTAGTAGCCCACATTCCAGACTGCCCTTCGAAAATCCCACTCAAAATCCCTGAATAAAAACTAGGTGTATTCCTTTACATACTTACGGGGTATTTTCCACAGAATGTTTATTGTTTCACAAACTTGGTTGCCATATAGTGAAGATGTAATCGAAAGGTGGTGTATCTAGATGATTGAGATTATTGATAGGAAGGCAGCGGCAGCGAGGGTTTTTACAATTTTTGCAGACTTATATAAGCCTCCTTCTTTGGAGATTTGGAGGGAGCTGGAGCAAAAAGATTTTCTGAAAAACCTTGAGTCATTGGTCACTGACCTTTATAGTGTTGAATTTTCATTAGAGGGAATCTTGCCTGATGACTTTGGTCAGTTTTGCCGTATACATACCAAAGCAATCGGATCTGCAGAAGAAAATGCCGTTTTTCCAATTGAATCTCTTTATAAACCATGGACACAAGATGAAACTTGTACTCTTCCTTTTGCCTGCGAAAAAGGTTACTTGTTAGGTGACCCGGCAATGCATATTAATTTCATTTTAAATGAACTGCAAATAGAAATTCCCAATGAGTACCGGGGAATACCCGATCATTTATCCATTCTGCTTGAGTTGGCTGCATATTTTATCGAGAATGCTCCTGAAAAATTCAGCAAAGGATTCATCCGTGATCACTTGGATTGGCTGACTGAATTTGAAAGACAGCTTAATGTGCAATCCATCCATCCGTTTTATGAAAGGATTACTGAAATGTTGATAAAGGTAATCGAAGCAGAGCACAAATTTCATAAATAAAAAGATTTATAGCCTGAAGGTGGTGATGCTTTCTGTGAGAATAACGAACTGTTCGCTTAGAGTATTAAATCATACCAGAGACTGCCTC
The nucleotide sequence above comes from Mesobacillus jeotgali. Encoded proteins:
- a CDS encoding RicAFT regulatory complex protein RicA family protein, giving the protein MAKFNKDDIIERSREIARMIAETEEVDFFKRAEAQIHENEKVRTLISSIKGLQKQAVNFQHYGKTEALKKTEEKIASLEEQLDAIPVVQEFKQSQIDVNDLLQLVATTISNAVTDEVVASTGGDILRGETGASLKNGASCHSHEH
- a CDS encoding outer spore coat protein CotE; protein product: MGDYREIITKAVVAKGRKFTQSNHTINPAHHPSSILGAWVINHKYKAKKVGKVVEVNGSYEANIWYSYDDNTKTEVVTEKVTYCDVIKLKYRDPDCLDDHDVLVEVLQQPNCIEAVISPNGNKIIVHVEREFLVEVIGETKVCVVTHPGGCDCDEDEWGHGIDDDEFEDLNPDFLLGEEE
- a CDS encoding indolepyruvate ferredoxin oxidoreductase subunit alpha — translated: MSLIGNWIESLSYEQEISDACTRRISNMGSCTACIDECPADAIHLDNGKININGKLCTTCGVCITVCPVQAIKGQSPARKVIQHYLFLQDDSTWPTMVELLYYHKKGIRIIHKPLFSEDLMERVDLANELLNKMNSEPMILVNNVVLEKEEQTKISRRALFTKLAYDSKKTILTSMTPIKWRFNERSFQIPGFYKDWSFYEVKMNLEDCTLCEACFKICPSDVFNLDGDSLKLTDHNCSGCRLCIDICKENSIEIMQNFHRSAEISYKVVKNYCNKCKIDFYSWTESEECKICSRTEKPAFFL
- a CDS encoding TorD/DmsD family molecular chaperone, whose amino-acid sequence is MIEIIDRKAAAARVFTIFADLYKPPSLEIWRELEQKDFLKNLESLVTDLYSVEFSLEGILPDDFGQFCRIHTKAIGSAEENAVFPIESLYKPWTQDETCTLPFACEKGYLLGDPAMHINFILNELQIEIPNEYRGIPDHLSILLELAAYFIENAPEKFSKGFIRDHLDWLTEFERQLNVQSIHPFYERITEMLIKVIEAEHKFHK